From the genome of Methanorbis furvi, one region includes:
- a CDS encoding DHH family phosphoesterase translates to MGFIEDISAAAEIIRNAHAVTLISHIDADGITSEAIAAQAVARLGIPVTPVFVRQLEPLTMRHVPDDDTLKVFTDLGAGQQNLMEEAGMKADDVLILDHHINQPAPNGTIYPQVNAQLYGPEYAKCSAAGIVYMLARKLDPDNADLAELAVVGNVGDMMARETCGLTGIARWIAEDGAQTGRVRITKGINCYGLSTRPLHLCLANSDDPILPGLSGDPKAAADLLIRLGIYEKSTDQRVWESLEADEAKLLTSIIAEQMIANGESTERLFAELYFFPHETELSPLRNASEYATMLNACGRWAKPKIGEAVCFGDRGTQYREAEHMLRHHRTIIRELCEHILSAGVTDAGHLQWIHTRDTYPDTIVGIGAGMALSKLDPSKPIMVLCYVSDEPDLVKISMRTYEKVLRRGVDLQAALVAAAAEFDGAGGGHNIAAGAYIPKGCEDDFIRRVNELIAGQFAAGAPHR, encoded by the coding sequence ATGGGTTTCATTGAGGACATCAGTGCCGCAGCCGAGATCATCAGAAATGCGCACGCAGTGACGCTTATCTCGCACATCGACGCAGACGGCATCACCAGCGAAGCAATTGCCGCACAGGCGGTTGCGCGTCTCGGCATCCCCGTGACACCCGTTTTCGTCCGCCAGCTTGAACCGCTGACCATGCGCCATGTGCCAGATGACGACACCCTCAAAGTTTTCACCGACCTCGGTGCCGGCCAGCAAAACCTCATGGAAGAGGCAGGAATGAAAGCTGATGACGTGCTGATCCTCGATCATCACATCAACCAGCCTGCACCAAACGGCACGATCTATCCCCAGGTCAACGCACAGTTGTACGGACCTGAGTATGCGAAATGTTCTGCGGCAGGCATCGTCTACATGCTTGCGCGAAAACTTGACCCAGACAACGCCGACCTTGCGGAGCTCGCGGTTGTCGGCAACGTGGGCGACATGATGGCACGCGAAACCTGCGGCTTAACCGGCATCGCCCGGTGGATTGCAGAGGACGGTGCACAGACCGGACGCGTAAGAATCACCAAAGGCATCAACTGCTACGGACTCTCAACGCGCCCCCTCCATCTCTGCCTCGCCAACAGCGACGACCCGATTCTCCCGGGCCTTTCAGGAGACCCGAAAGCAGCCGCTGATCTTCTGATCCGGCTTGGTATCTATGAAAAGTCCACGGACCAGCGGGTCTGGGAGTCTCTGGAAGCGGATGAAGCAAAGCTTCTTACAAGCATCATTGCCGAACAGATGATCGCCAACGGCGAGTCAACCGAACGGCTGTTTGCCGAGCTCTACTTCTTCCCGCACGAGACCGAGCTGTCGCCTCTGCGCAACGCCTCAGAGTATGCAACCATGCTGAACGCCTGCGGCAGATGGGCAAAGCCAAAAATCGGTGAAGCAGTCTGCTTCGGCGACCGGGGAACCCAGTACCGCGAGGCAGAGCACATGCTCAGACATCACCGCACGATCATCCGCGAACTCTGCGAGCACATTCTGTCCGCGGGCGTCACCGACGCAGGACATCTGCAGTGGATCCACACGAGGGATACATACCCTGACACGATCGTCGGCATCGGAGCAGGTATGGCGCTGTCCAAACTCGATCCGTCAAAACCGATTATGGTGCTGTGCTATGTCTCTGACGAGCCGGATCTTGTCAAAATTTCGATGAGGACCTATGAAAAAGTACTCCGCCGCGGCGTTGACCTGCAGGCGGCACTGGTTGCAGCGGCCGCAGAGTTTGACGGTGCGGGCGGAGGACATAATATTGCTGCGGGGGCATATATCCCGAAAGGTTGTGAAGATGATTTCATCAGAAGAGTTAACGAGCTTATTGCCGGTCAGTTTGCTGCGGGTGCGCCGCATCGCTGA
- a CDS encoding methyltransferase domain-containing protein, protein MIGPNRVIVRGHGREYYVRAGEGKLSTDLGMIDLSAVAELESGDTILTHLEKPFTVLVPRPTDFFSHGKRTGAPMMPKDIGMVIAYTGMSARDRVLDAGTGSGIATIFFGGVAKSVVTCEAREEFSRVAEGNIRDAGLTNVECRACDVLAVTDGPFDVVHLDMMIEPQHVEHAYGLLRTGGYFATYTPFLEQTFCVMDTARRLFGEECVQTFECMERELTRSARGTRPSTKVSHTGYLTIARKI, encoded by the coding sequence ATGATCGGACCAAACCGGGTGATTGTCCGCGGTCACGGCCGCGAGTATTATGTGCGGGCCGGAGAGGGGAAACTTTCGACGGATCTCGGGATGATTGATCTTTCGGCGGTGGCTGAACTTGAGAGCGGGGATACGATTCTGACGCACTTGGAAAAACCGTTCACGGTCCTTGTGCCAAGGCCGACGGATTTTTTCTCTCATGGAAAACGCACCGGCGCACCGATGATGCCAAAGGATATCGGCATGGTGATTGCCTATACCGGTATGTCTGCCCGCGACCGCGTGCTTGATGCAGGAACCGGTTCAGGGATTGCGACGATTTTTTTCGGCGGCGTTGCAAAGTCTGTGGTGACGTGTGAGGCACGCGAGGAGTTTTCCCGCGTTGCGGAGGGAAACATCCGTGATGCAGGGCTTACGAATGTTGAGTGCCGGGCATGTGATGTGCTCGCGGTTACGGACGGGCCGTTTGATGTGGTGCATCTGGATATGATGATTGAGCCGCAGCATGTGGAGCATGCCTACGGACTTCTCAGGACCGGCGGATACTTCGCAACCTATACGCCGTTCCTTGAGCAGACGTTCTGTGTGATGGATACGGCACGGCGGCTGTTCGGCGAGGAGTGCGTGCAGACGTTTGAGTGCATGGAGCGCGAACTGACGCGGAGCGCACGGGGAACGCGGCCCTCGACGAAAGTGTCGCACACGGGTTATCTGACGATCGCCCGGAAGATCTAA
- a CDS encoding adenosylcobinamide amidohydrolase, protein MRYHYDKETVYIRGTWRAASTGVDGGMKNISTILNRTVPNNFDHDNPLVYIRDILTAKGYETDAFGLLTAVSMHNLCVLQYDYITVFVTAGVSNPNPDPAKPHTINIIVTSDESLSDAAILETIITATEAKAHALKNLGRDFTGTTSDAVVVAAIPSGTPRHLYAGTFTEVGRRVYDAVLNGVTASLDRHEGRVVRRTPSYFIYSRYGGNHWVEWQKKSCPYYPCHFEGQSCDFCYCPFYPCHDTELGEFVDSSSGGKIWACTNCLLLHKPEIAAYLKTHPDAELTDLKQQK, encoded by the coding sequence GTGAGATACCATTACGACAAAGAGACCGTCTACATCCGGGGCACATGGCGTGCGGCAAGCACCGGTGTTGACGGCGGCATGAAAAACATCTCCACCATTCTCAACCGAACCGTTCCGAATAATTTTGATCACGACAACCCTCTTGTATATATCAGGGACATCCTCACAGCAAAAGGATACGAAACTGATGCATTCGGTCTTCTGACTGCAGTTTCGATGCACAACCTCTGCGTGCTTCAGTACGACTACATCACCGTATTCGTCACAGCCGGCGTCTCCAACCCAAACCCTGACCCGGCCAAACCCCACACCATCAACATCATCGTAACCTCAGACGAAAGTCTCTCGGACGCGGCAATTCTTGAAACGATCATAACCGCGACCGAAGCAAAAGCCCATGCCCTGAAAAATCTCGGACGCGACTTTACCGGCACCACATCAGACGCGGTCGTCGTTGCGGCGATCCCATCAGGCACCCCGCGTCATTTGTATGCCGGAACCTTCACCGAGGTAGGACGACGCGTGTATGATGCAGTCCTCAACGGGGTTACCGCATCGCTTGACCGGCATGAAGGTCGTGTTGTCCGAAGGACACCATCCTACTTCATCTACTCGCGCTACGGCGGAAACCACTGGGTCGAGTGGCAGAAAAAAAGCTGTCCCTACTATCCCTGCCACTTTGAGGGGCAGTCCTGCGACTTCTGCTACTGCCCGTTCTATCCCTGCCATGACACCGAGCTTGGAGAGTTTGTGGACAGTTCCTCTGGCGGAAAAATCTGGGCCTGCACAAACTGTCTGCTTCTCCACAAGCCCGAGATCGCCGCATATCTGAAGACGCATCCTGATGCTGAGCTAACTGACCTGAAACAACAAAAGTAA
- a CDS encoding NAD(P)H-hydrate dehydratase, protein MRELLSFGLSGIVSADTMRVVDRNTDGCGVSAMQRMESAGAALAFAVRKENPSRVAILCGPGNNGGDGLCAARHLSADTDVMVYCCGEPKTVESRVQYAALAGCPVTIFSEPPPEIFSADVIVDALFGTGARLPLREPYAGLVSRMNTSGARIIACDVPTPGGRADRVVAFHLAKTPGAEVYGIGIPLAAEVFCGEGDLLLIPEKSAGSHKGSGGTVLVVGGGPYQGAPFLAGVAALRAGADIVRVASPSDGFMPDIIHERLSGNHVSKEHREHLVSLAEKSDAVVCGPGLGTASDSLSVCFDVVAAARKAVVDADLIRNPLPHARDGTIYTPHAGEFARIAGAAVPAGLFERGSAVRAAAAAANATIILKGPIDTISDGTRVRFNKTGAPGMTTGGTGDVLAGCTGGLLARMKPFEAACAAVYATGLAGGIADDEAGDGLLATDLLRHLAHTLYREE, encoded by the coding sequence ATGCGGGAGCTGCTTTCATTTGGTCTTTCAGGCATTGTTTCGGCTGATACCATGCGGGTCGTTGACAGGAACACGGACGGCTGCGGTGTTTCGGCGATGCAGAGAATGGAGAGCGCAGGCGCTGCTCTTGCGTTTGCTGTCAGGAAGGAAAATCCGTCTCGTGTCGCAATTCTCTGCGGTCCCGGAAACAACGGCGGCGATGGACTGTGCGCCGCACGCCACCTGTCTGCAGACACCGATGTCATGGTATACTGCTGCGGCGAACCAAAGACCGTCGAGTCCCGCGTCCAGTATGCGGCACTCGCAGGATGTCCGGTGACGATATTTTCCGAGCCGCCACCAGAGATCTTCTCTGCCGACGTAATTGTGGACGCTCTGTTTGGAACAGGTGCACGCCTGCCGCTTCGTGAACCGTACGCCGGCCTGGTCTCTCGTATGAACACGTCTGGTGCACGCATCATTGCCTGTGATGTGCCGACGCCAGGGGGCCGGGCAGACCGCGTTGTCGCGTTTCATCTCGCAAAGACCCCGGGTGCCGAGGTGTACGGGATCGGGATTCCACTCGCAGCAGAAGTTTTCTGCGGAGAAGGAGATCTTCTTCTGATTCCTGAAAAGTCAGCGGGTTCCCACAAAGGCTCGGGCGGCACCGTGCTGGTGGTAGGCGGCGGCCCCTATCAGGGAGCGCCGTTCCTTGCAGGAGTAGCCGCACTTCGCGCAGGCGCAGACATTGTCCGTGTTGCATCGCCCTCAGACGGCTTTATGCCTGACATTATTCACGAACGCCTGTCTGGGAACCATGTTTCCAAGGAGCACCGCGAGCATCTCGTATCCCTCGCAGAAAAATCCGACGCAGTTGTCTGCGGTCCGGGTCTCGGCACTGCATCAGACAGCCTCTCGGTCTGCTTTGATGTGGTTGCCGCTGCACGAAAAGCTGTTGTGGATGCGGATCTGATCAGAAACCCTCTGCCGCATGCGAGGGATGGAACTATCTATACGCCGCATGCAGGAGAGTTTGCCCGCATCGCGGGAGCTGCTGTTCCTGCCGGACTTTTTGAGCGAGGGTCTGCGGTTCGTGCGGCGGCAGCTGCTGCAAACGCGACGATCATTCTCAAAGGCCCCATTGACACGATCTCTGACGGCACGCGTGTCAGGTTCAACAAAACCGGCGCACCAGGCATGACCACCGGCGGAACAGGCGATGTTCTCGCCGGCTGCACGGGCGGTCTCCTTGCCCGCATGAAACCGTTTGAGGCTGCGTGCGCCGCGGTCTATGCGACCGGCCTTGCCGGAGGCATCGCCGATGATGAGGCCGGAGACGGGCTTCTTGCAACCGATCTTCTAAGGCATCTGGCGCATACATTATACAGAGAGGAGTGA
- a CDS encoding phosphoribosylaminoimidazolesuccinocarboxamide synthase: protein MKLVYTGKTKNVFALDDGNYLLKFKDDCTGAEGVFDPGMNTVGLTIDGAGRAGLRLTKYFFEILNTKGIPTHYIDCNINDVTMTVIPAKPFGKGLEVICRFRAVGSFYRRYGDYVKEAASLPAFVETTLKDDAREDPPITKDALDILGIVSAKDYEILKDLTQKIATIIKDELAKKDIDLYDIKFEFGKVGDKIVLIDEISGGNMRAYKNGKHIQPLDLEKMVLDA from the coding sequence ATGAAACTGGTATACACCGGCAAAACAAAGAATGTTTTCGCTCTTGACGACGGAAACTATCTGCTGAAGTTTAAGGACGACTGTACCGGCGCTGAAGGCGTTTTCGATCCCGGGATGAACACAGTGGGCCTGACCATTGACGGCGCGGGCCGTGCCGGTCTCCGGTTGACCAAGTACTTCTTTGAGATTCTGAACACGAAAGGTATCCCGACACATTACATTGACTGCAACATCAATGATGTGACCATGACCGTGATTCCGGCAAAACCATTCGGCAAAGGCCTTGAGGTCATCTGCCGGTTCCGTGCGGTCGGCAGCTTCTACCGCCGCTACGGCGACTATGTCAAAGAGGCCGCAAGCCTTCCGGCATTTGTTGAGACAACTCTCAAAGATGATGCCCGCGAGGATCCGCCGATCACCAAAGACGCACTTGACATCCTCGGCATCGTCTCTGCAAAGGACTACGAGATCTTAAAGGACCTCACCCAGAAGATTGCCACCATCATCAAAGATGAACTTGCCAAAAAGGACATTGACCTCTATGACATCAAGTTCGAGTTCGGCAAAGTCGGCGACAAAATTGTTCTCATCGATGAGATCTCAGGCGGAAACATGCGTGCCTACAAAAACGGCAAACACATCCAGCCGCTCGATCTCGAAAAAATGGTCCTGGATGCATAA
- a CDS encoding DUF3089 domain-containing protein: MKGNDLEQWMPMIWLFVGIIILVVIGVGAIYMAGDVPETIAIKYADPANWHSLGSDPEAELDVFYLYDDVNVSDISPYETNVDVSLYEIHNRVSDELTATVDAYPSGMNNYIPYYRQVTQYAQEADLPIIEDAARMIAYADAKAAFHYYMNVRNEGRPYILAGSGQGAEYIAEMISEWFGTRPAYLKNLQGVYLDGKLQSNDTITELLGDKTILVL; encoded by the coding sequence ATGAAAGGAAATGATCTTGAACAATGGATGCCGATGATCTGGCTGTTTGTAGGAATTATCATTCTGGTTGTCATCGGAGTCGGGGCGATTTATATGGCAGGGGATGTACCGGAGACGATTGCGATCAAGTACGCAGATCCCGCCAACTGGCACTCGCTTGGATCTGATCCCGAGGCTGAGCTGGATGTTTTTTATCTGTACGATGATGTGAATGTTTCTGATATCAGTCCGTACGAGACAAATGTGGATGTTTCGCTCTATGAGATACACAACAGGGTGAGTGATGAGCTCACGGCAACGGTTGATGCGTATCCGTCAGGGATGAATAACTACATTCCCTACTATCGTCAGGTGACCCAGTATGCGCAGGAGGCTGATCTGCCGATCATTGAGGATGCGGCACGAATGATTGCGTATGCGGATGCAAAGGCGGCATTCCATTATTACATGAATGTCCGCAATGAGGGACGACCGTATATCCTCGCAGGCTCAGGACAGGGAGCAGAGTACATTGCAGAGATGATCTCTGAGTGGTTTGGGACGCGGCCGGCGTATCTGAAAAATCTTCAGGGCGTGTATCTGGATGGTAAGCTGCAGAGCAATGATACTATCACGGAGCTGCTCGGGGACAAGACGATCCTTGTGTTGTGA
- the hisD gene encoding histidinol dehydrogenase: MFWQPLSVESWIGMRRGSLSDVKDSVNTIIEDVRVNGDKALFSLTEKFDHQKLSSLAISSEEIDAAYDHVSPELVQALIEAEARITQFHELQKSKTLWLEEMEPGITLGVKTTPLDRIGAYIPGGRAAYPSTVLMTTVAARVAGVPEIVVCTPPKVNPLTLVALDIAGVDEAYQIGGAQAVAAMALGTETIRPVQKIVGPGNVFVTQAKMMLREYADIDFPAGPSEIGIIADASAEPRYIAADVLAQAEHDPNAACVLVTDSKKLAAEVGDEIAQQIANAPRREIMEKALAHSGYVIAESMEDATDLMNRIAPEHLSIQTVDALSTLSGIRHAGSIFIGPYTPVACGDYASGTNHVLPTAGYAKSYSALDVNHFMKRSQVQMVTREGLESIGDVIEALATAEGLAAHANSVRLRRE; the protein is encoded by the coding sequence ATGTTTTGGCAGCCGCTCTCGGTTGAGTCATGGATTGGCATGCGCAGAGGCTCGTTATCTGATGTGAAGGATTCGGTAAATACGATCATCGAAGATGTCAGAGTAAACGGCGATAAGGCGCTGTTCTCTCTGACGGAAAAGTTCGATCATCAGAAACTTTCCTCGCTTGCAATTTCTTCTGAGGAGATTGATGCAGCGTACGATCATGTGTCTCCCGAGCTGGTGCAGGCGCTGATTGAAGCTGAGGCGCGGATCACTCAGTTCCATGAGTTACAGAAGAGCAAAACGCTGTGGCTTGAGGAGATGGAGCCGGGCATTACGCTTGGGGTGAAGACGACGCCTCTGGACCGTATCGGTGCATACATCCCGGGCGGCCGCGCTGCGTATCCGTCGACCGTTCTGATGACGACCGTTGCTGCACGGGTTGCGGGCGTTCCTGAGATTGTTGTCTGCACGCCGCCAAAGGTCAATCCCTTAACGCTGGTGGCCCTTGATATTGCAGGTGTTGATGAGGCGTATCAGATCGGAGGTGCTCAGGCAGTTGCTGCGATGGCTCTTGGTACCGAAACCATTCGTCCGGTGCAGAAGATTGTCGGTCCCGGCAATGTGTTTGTGACGCAGGCAAAAATGATGCTTCGCGAGTACGCTGACATTGATTTTCCTGCGGGACCGAGCGAGATCGGTATCATTGCTGATGCGTCTGCTGAGCCGCGCTATATTGCAGCAGATGTTCTTGCGCAGGCCGAGCATGATCCAAACGCTGCATGCGTTCTGGTGACCGACAGCAAAAAGCTTGCAGCAGAGGTTGGAGATGAGATTGCTCAGCAGATTGCGAATGCTCCGCGCCGTGAGATTATGGAAAAAGCCCTTGCCCACTCAGGGTATGTGATTGCGGAGAGTATGGAGGATGCAACGGATCTGATGAACCGGATTGCTCCTGAGCATCTTTCGATTCAGACGGTGGACGCGCTCTCGACACTCTCCGGCATCCGTCATGCAGGCTCGATCTTCATCGGTCCGTACACGCCGGTCGCCTGCGGTGATTATGCGTCCGGCACGAACCATGTGCTGCCGACCGCAGGGTATGCGAAGAGCTACTCTGCTCTTGATGTGAATCATTTCATGAAGCGGTCGCAGGTGCAGATGGTGACCCGCGAGGGACTTGAGTCGATCGGCGATGTGATCGAGGCACTCGCTACTGCGGAGGGACTTGCGGCCCACGCGAACTCGGTGCGGCTCCGACGCGAATAA
- a CDS encoding nascent polypeptide-associated complex protein — MMPGVNPKQMKAAMKKMGMKMDEIENVERVVVYTSSGNYVFEPAEVVGITMQGQTSYQLTGTPRFEPAKVEIPESDVELVSSQTQVSPETARAALESCNGDIAEAILKLTAVE, encoded by the coding sequence ATGATGCCAGGTGTTAACCCCAAACAGATGAAGGCCGCAATGAAGAAGATGGGCATGAAGATGGACGAGATCGAGAATGTGGAGAGAGTTGTTGTCTACACATCTTCAGGAAACTATGTCTTTGAGCCGGCTGAGGTTGTCGGCATTACGATGCAGGGCCAGACTTCGTACCAGCTGACCGGCACTCCGCGGTTTGAGCCGGCGAAGGTGGAGATCCCTGAGTCTGATGTGGAGCTTGTTTCGTCCCAGACACAGGTGTCGCCGGAGACTGCACGCGCAGCACTTGAATCATGCAACGGCGATATTGCCGAGGCAATTCTGAAACTTACGGCAGTAGAATGA
- a CDS encoding PUA domain-containing protein, with translation MPVSLLRVRRIADFQFGRGAGDAMFPDDTTFAYSNTKRIRYANSGKTRLITVRAGDGRLTLGYPAAERLHAFLAAPKNRVVVMSDAVPFILDGKNAMAKHVVSSDPAIMAEDEVLVVDEDDNLLATGMAMLSGTEMIGFSYGTAVKVRQGKNRQ, from the coding sequence TTGCCGGTCAGTTTGCTGCGGGTGCGCCGCATCGCTGATTTTCAGTTCGGCAGGGGAGCAGGAGACGCGATGTTTCCTGACGACACCACGTTTGCCTACTCAAACACCAAACGCATCAGATACGCGAACTCAGGCAAGACGAGGTTAATAACGGTCCGCGCCGGCGACGGCAGACTGACGCTTGGGTATCCTGCGGCAGAACGCCTGCATGCATTCCTTGCCGCACCGAAAAATCGTGTTGTGGTGATGAGCGATGCGGTGCCGTTCATTCTTGACGGCAAAAATGCGATGGCAAAGCATGTGGTTTCAAGCGATCCTGCGATCATGGCCGAGGATGAGGTGCTTGTGGTTGATGAGGATGATAATCTGCTTGCAACCGGTATGGCGATGCTTTCGGGTACTGAGATGATCGGATTTTCCTATGGAACTGCAGTCAAGGTTCGTCAGGGGAAAAACCGTCAGTAA